A single Corallococcus silvisoli DNA region contains:
- the rpmB gene encoding 50S ribosomal protein L28, whose amino-acid sequence MAWKCDLCGKRPLVGNNVSHANNKTKKRTLPNLQKLRANVEGRIERVLACTRCIKAGKVTKAA is encoded by the coding sequence ATGGCGTGGAAGTGCGACCTCTGTGGGAAGCGTCCGCTGGTGGGTAACAACGTCAGCCACGCGAACAACAAGACCAAGAAGCGGACCCTCCCGAACCTGCAGAAGCTGCGGGCGAACGTCGAAGGCCGCATCGAGCGCGTTCTGGCCTGCACCCGCTGCATCAAGGCGGGCAAGGTGACGAAGGCCGCCTGA
- the purN gene encoding phosphoribosylglycinamide formyltransferase: protein MSARRARLGVLVSGGGSNLQALLDAAAREDFPAEVACVLSNVPTAYALERARKAGVRAEVVDHKGFGSKVDFEAAVLGVLADAGVEWVCLAGFMRLVSADFLKRFPGRVLNIHPSLLPAFPGLHAQRQALERGVKVAGCTVHYVDAGTDTGPIIAQAAVPVLPEDDEASLSARILAEEHRLYPLAVRLAVSGAVTLDGTRTRVAAHVTGDAGALRSPGAPK, encoded by the coding sequence ATGAGCGCGCGGCGGGCGCGGCTGGGGGTGCTCGTCAGCGGCGGCGGGAGCAACCTGCAGGCGTTGCTCGACGCGGCCGCGCGGGAGGACTTCCCCGCCGAGGTGGCGTGCGTGCTCTCCAACGTGCCCACCGCGTACGCGCTGGAGCGCGCCCGGAAGGCGGGCGTGCGCGCGGAGGTGGTGGATCACAAGGGCTTCGGGTCGAAGGTGGACTTCGAGGCGGCGGTGCTCGGCGTGCTGGCCGACGCGGGCGTGGAGTGGGTGTGTCTGGCGGGCTTCATGCGGCTGGTGAGCGCGGACTTCCTCAAGCGCTTCCCGGGGCGCGTGTTGAACATCCACCCCTCGTTGCTGCCCGCGTTCCCGGGGCTGCATGCGCAGCGGCAGGCGCTGGAGCGCGGCGTGAAGGTGGCCGGGTGCACGGTGCACTACGTGGACGCGGGCACGGACACGGGGCCCATCATCGCCCAGGCGGCGGTGCCGGTGCTGCCAGAGGATGACGAAGCGAGCCTGAGCGCGCGCATCCTCGCGGAGGAGCACCGGCTGTACCCGCTGGCCGTGCGGCTCGCGGTGTCGGGCGCGGTGACGCTGGATGGGACGCGCACGCGCGTGGCGGCGCATGTGACAGGCGATGCGGGCGCCCTGCGCAGTCCGGGAGCGCCGAAGTGA
- a CDS encoding enoyl-CoA hydratase/isomerase family protein has protein sequence MSDDVLLESRGPLGVVTLNRPKALNALSLEMCRALHPRLDAWAADPSVKAVVIRGAGGRAFCAGGDVRAVASSVGRTGAEASLAREFFRAEYALNHRIHHYPKPFIALVDGICMGGGLGLSMHGAFRVVTEKLVLAMPETAIGIFPDVGGGWFLPRFPGEAGTYLGLTGARCDAADAVWLGYATHQVESSRLEDLMAALGAADWSGAGRDVAAGVLAGFHQVPGPSGLAARAEVLARCFGGQRVEDILAALEREGTAWAEETRATLLRMSPTSLRVTLRQLRKGRGQDYDATARMEYRLSQALTARHDFREGIRAVLVDKDQKPRWSPATLAEVTEAEVEACFAPRPGDELELPARG, from the coding sequence ATGAGCGACGACGTGCTGCTGGAGAGCCGGGGACCCTTGGGCGTTGTCACCCTCAACCGCCCGAAGGCGCTCAACGCGCTCTCCCTGGAGATGTGCCGGGCGCTGCATCCCCGATTGGATGCGTGGGCGGCGGATCCATCCGTGAAGGCGGTGGTGATCCGCGGCGCGGGGGGCCGGGCGTTCTGCGCGGGAGGGGACGTGCGCGCGGTGGCCAGTTCGGTCGGACGCACAGGCGCGGAGGCGTCGTTGGCGCGCGAGTTCTTCCGGGCGGAGTACGCGCTCAACCACCGGATCCACCATTACCCGAAGCCGTTCATCGCGCTGGTGGATGGCATCTGCATGGGTGGGGGATTGGGGCTGTCGATGCACGGCGCGTTCCGGGTCGTGACGGAGAAGCTGGTGCTCGCGATGCCGGAGACGGCGATTGGCATCTTCCCGGACGTGGGCGGTGGCTGGTTCCTGCCGCGCTTCCCGGGCGAGGCGGGCACGTACCTGGGGCTGACCGGCGCGCGGTGTGACGCGGCGGATGCGGTGTGGCTCGGGTACGCGACGCATCAGGTGGAGTCCTCCCGGCTGGAGGACCTGATGGCGGCGTTGGGGGCGGCGGACTGGAGTGGGGCGGGGCGGGACGTGGCGGCGGGCGTGCTCGCGGGGTTCCATCAGGTGCCGGGGCCTTCGGGGCTCGCGGCGCGGGCGGAGGTCCTCGCGCGGTGCTTTGGCGGACAGCGGGTGGAGGACATCCTCGCGGCGCTGGAGCGAGAGGGCACGGCATGGGCGGAGGAGACGCGCGCCACGCTGCTGCGCATGTCGCCCACGAGCCTCCGGGTGACGCTGCGGCAGCTGCGGAAGGGGCGGGGACAGGACTACGACGCGACGGCGCGCATGGAGTACCGGCTGAGCCAGGCGCTGACCGCGCGACATGACTTCCGGGAGGGGATCCGGGCGGTGCTGGTGGACAAGGACCAGAAGCCGCGCTGGAGCCCGGCGACGCTCGCGGAGGTGACGGAGGCGGAGGTGGAGGCGTGCTTCGCGCCGCGCCCCGGTGACGAGCTGGAGTTGCCCGCGCGAGGTTGA
- a CDS encoding HAD family hydrolase, whose amino-acid sequence MTPVAAPLLAAVFDMDGTLVDNMDFHNRAWVTLARKLGLDDLTADRFQNEFAGKKNEEILPQLLGRTLSVAELDALADEKESHYRAIYRPYLALHRGAEAFLHRLRDARLPMAVATAAPQGNRELVLDGLAVRPLFACVVGAEQVTRGKPAPDIFLAAAQALHVPPESCVAFEDAINGVLSARAAGMITVGITTTTTAEQLAKAGAHYTAPDFDALPPELVARLFGPRP is encoded by the coding sequence ATGACTCCCGTCGCCGCCCCCTTGCTCGCCGCCGTCTTCGACATGGACGGTACGCTCGTCGACAACATGGACTTCCACAACCGCGCCTGGGTGACGCTCGCCCGGAAGCTCGGCCTGGACGACCTGACCGCGGACCGGTTCCAGAACGAGTTCGCGGGAAAGAAGAACGAGGAGATCCTCCCGCAGCTCCTGGGCCGCACCCTCTCCGTCGCGGAGCTGGATGCGCTCGCGGACGAGAAGGAGTCCCACTACCGCGCCATCTACCGGCCCTATCTCGCGCTGCACCGGGGCGCGGAGGCCTTCCTGCACCGCCTGCGCGACGCGCGCCTGCCCATGGCCGTGGCCACCGCCGCGCCCCAGGGCAACCGCGAGCTGGTGCTGGACGGGCTCGCGGTCCGCCCGCTCTTCGCGTGCGTCGTCGGTGCCGAGCAGGTGACGCGCGGCAAGCCGGCGCCGGACATCTTCCTGGCCGCGGCGCAGGCGCTGCACGTGCCCCCGGAGTCGTGCGTGGCCTTCGAGGACGCCATCAACGGCGTGCTGTCCGCGCGCGCCGCCGGCATGATCACCGTGGGCATCACCACCACCACGACCGCGGAGCAGCTGGCGAAGGCGGGCGCCCACTACACCGCCCCGGACTTCGACGCGCTCCCCCCGGAGCTGGTCGCGCGCCTCTTCGGCCCCAGGCCCTGA
- a CDS encoding Crp/Fnr family transcriptional regulator: MGAEETLFQRFGKEFPKGTELFREGEIGKEMFVIQSGKIAISKRVRDVEKVLAVLGPGEFFGEMAIISNKPRNASAVVHDDAKLLVIDPKTFEAMIRGNAEIAVRMIKKLAERLSEADAQIENLLHGDPASRVVHQILQACQTRGRPLEEGVEIDFAVREMPRQIGVGEPAVRSMLERLERAGLIERSGDRVTVYDTARLHDFLNYLEMKWKFGDL; encoded by the coding sequence ATGGGCGCCGAGGAAACCCTCTTTCAACGTTTTGGCAAGGAGTTCCCCAAGGGCACCGAGCTCTTCCGCGAGGGAGAGATCGGCAAGGAGATGTTCGTCATCCAGTCCGGGAAGATCGCCATCTCCAAGCGCGTGCGCGACGTGGAGAAGGTGCTCGCCGTGCTGGGCCCCGGTGAGTTCTTCGGGGAGATGGCCATCATCTCCAACAAGCCCCGGAACGCCTCCGCCGTTGTGCACGACGACGCGAAGCTGCTCGTCATCGACCCGAAGACCTTCGAGGCGATGATCCGCGGCAACGCGGAGATCGCCGTTCGGATGATCAAGAAGCTGGCCGAGCGCCTCTCCGAGGCGGACGCCCAGATCGAGAACCTGCTCCACGGGGACCCCGCGAGCCGCGTCGTCCATCAGATCCTCCAGGCCTGCCAGACGCGCGGCCGGCCGCTGGAGGAGGGCGTGGAGATCGACTTCGCGGTGCGGGAGATGCCCCGGCAGATTGGCGTGGGCGAGCCCGCCGTGCGCAGCATGCTGGAGCGCCTGGAGCGCGCGGGCCTCATCGAGCGCAGCGGTGACCGGGTGACCGTGTATGACACCGCCCGGCTGCACGACTTCCTCAACTACCTTGAGATGAAGTGGAAGTTCGGAGACCTCTAG
- a CDS encoding anhydro-N-acetylmuramic acid kinase, translating into MHPAPPPSPSLPPRLCVGVLSGTSVDAAEAALCRVEGTGVDVTLQLIAHVSRPFPPEFVARVLGPQDARSLCALNFELGERFAEAVLAVIARAGVPASDIHVVGSHGQTMAHLPSDLSPIPSTLQIGEAAVIAERTGLPVVSDFRTRDMAVGGQGAPLVPYLDWAVFRNRERPDLPRAFLNLGGIANVSVVGEHLDDTLAFDTGPANMVLDGLARRVSGGQLECDRDGGLSSRGKVVPGLLDELLAHPFLARPPPRSAGREGFGEALVDRLWAAAPDRPYDLMATARAFTVEATARAFETWVRPRFPRLEAVYASGGGTRNPVLMADLRARLAPVPLERLDVLGFPEEAKEAALFALLAAEHRAGTPANVRPATGARRRVVLGKLTP; encoded by the coding sequence ATGCACCCCGCCCCGCCCCCCTCCCCTTCCCTGCCGCCCCGGCTGTGCGTGGGCGTGCTGTCCGGCACCAGCGTGGACGCGGCGGAGGCGGCGCTGTGCCGCGTGGAGGGCACCGGCGTGGACGTGACGCTCCAGCTGATCGCGCACGTCTCACGGCCCTTCCCACCGGAGTTCGTCGCGCGGGTGCTGGGCCCCCAGGACGCCCGGAGCCTCTGCGCGCTCAACTTCGAGCTGGGCGAACGCTTCGCCGAAGCCGTGCTCGCCGTCATCGCGCGCGCGGGCGTCCCCGCCAGCGACATCCACGTCGTCGGTTCGCACGGCCAGACGATGGCCCACCTGCCATCGGACCTGTCCCCCATCCCCTCCACGCTCCAGATTGGCGAGGCCGCGGTCATCGCCGAGCGCACCGGGCTGCCCGTCGTCAGCGACTTCCGCACCCGCGACATGGCGGTGGGAGGCCAGGGCGCGCCGCTCGTGCCGTACCTGGACTGGGCCGTCTTCCGGAACCGCGAGCGACCGGACCTCCCGCGCGCGTTCCTCAACCTGGGCGGCATCGCCAACGTGAGCGTGGTGGGCGAACACCTGGACGACACGCTCGCGTTCGACACCGGCCCCGCGAACATGGTGCTGGATGGGCTGGCGCGCCGGGTGTCGGGCGGACAGCTGGAGTGCGACCGGGACGGCGGCCTGTCGTCCCGGGGGAAGGTGGTGCCGGGGCTCCTGGACGAACTGCTCGCCCATCCGTTCCTTGCGCGTCCCCCACCGCGCAGCGCGGGCCGCGAGGGCTTTGGCGAGGCGCTGGTGGACCGGCTCTGGGCGGCGGCCCCGGACCGGCCCTACGACTTGATGGCCACCGCGCGCGCGTTCACCGTGGAGGCCACCGCGCGTGCCTTCGAGACCTGGGTGCGGCCCCGCTTCCCGCGCCTGGAGGCGGTGTACGCATCGGGCGGCGGGACGCGGAACCCCGTGCTGATGGCGGACCTGCGGGCGCGGCTGGCCCCCGTCCCACTGGAGCGGCTGGACGTGCTGGGCTTCCCCGAGGAGGCCAAGGAAGCGGCCCTCTTCGCCCTGCTCGCGGCGGAGCACCGGGCCGGGACGCCCGCGAATGTTCGCCCCGCAACTGGCGCGAGGCGCCGAGTCGTTCTAGGTAAGCTGACACCGTGA
- a CDS encoding GTP-binding protein — protein sequence MSSVNLMAREVAAKIVFYGPGLSGKTTTLRKVYETVRPAHRGEMMSIATEGDRTLFFDFLPVKVERVGDCSVRLALYTVPGQVFYNATRKLVLQGADGVVFVADSQAEAMDANRESLANLEENLLENGIRLDRFPLVMQWNKRDLESTLSVEELRRELNPRGVPDFETAATNGRGVLDTLKTITRLVIKDLRAKRIVPPPRPAPPPPGTAPAGLEAQLAQHLTQRQPPAASLSPTPAPRTLTAPAPPRVEPAPMPAPAAVVNTAARLLGATSALAPGDLFDHARAAEAAFVAADYTTCVTACTDAVRRAMAFAGEGTLAQQAFLLHVDGADLLRLQGLSTQPHLRVDDAAFSLYVLMQVFVRLNAVGLPTAG from the coding sequence GTGAGCAGCGTGAACCTGATGGCCCGTGAAGTGGCCGCGAAGATCGTCTTCTACGGCCCGGGCCTGTCCGGGAAGACGACGACCCTGCGGAAGGTCTACGAGACCGTCCGCCCGGCCCACCGCGGAGAGATGATGTCCATCGCCACCGAAGGCGACCGGACGCTCTTCTTCGACTTCCTGCCCGTGAAGGTGGAGCGCGTGGGCGACTGCTCCGTGCGCCTCGCCCTCTACACCGTGCCCGGACAGGTCTTCTACAACGCCACCCGCAAGCTGGTGCTCCAGGGCGCCGACGGCGTGGTGTTCGTGGCGGACTCGCAGGCGGAGGCCATGGACGCCAACCGCGAGTCCCTGGCCAACCTGGAGGAGAACCTCCTGGAGAACGGCATCCGCCTGGACCGCTTCCCGCTGGTGATGCAGTGGAACAAGCGCGACCTGGAGAGCACCCTGTCCGTGGAGGAGCTGCGCCGGGAGCTCAACCCGCGCGGCGTCCCCGACTTCGAGACCGCCGCCACCAACGGCCGCGGGGTGCTGGACACGCTCAAGACCATCACCCGGCTCGTCATCAAGGACCTGCGCGCCAAGCGCATCGTCCCGCCGCCCCGTCCCGCGCCGCCCCCGCCCGGGACGGCCCCCGCGGGCCTGGAGGCGCAGCTCGCGCAGCACCTCACCCAGCGCCAGCCCCCGGCCGCGTCCCTCTCCCCCACGCCCGCGCCCCGGACGCTGACCGCGCCCGCCCCGCCCCGCGTGGAGCCCGCCCCCATGCCGGCCCCCGCGGCCGTGGTGAACACCGCGGCCCGCCTGCTGGGCGCCACGAGCGCGCTGGCGCCAGGGGACCTGTTCGATCACGCCCGGGCCGCGGAGGCCGCCTTCGTCGCCGCAGACTACACGACCTGCGTCACCGCCTGCACCGACGCCGTCCGGCGCGCCATGGCCTTCGCGGGAGAGGGCACCCTGGCGCAGCAGGCCTTCCTGCTCCACGTGGATGGCGCGGACCTGCTGCGCTTGCAGGGCCTGTCCACGCAGCCGCACCTGCGCGTGGATGACGCGGCCTTCTCGCTCTACGTCCTGATGCAGGTCTTCGTGCGACTCAACGCCGTGGGGCTCCCGACCGCGGGGTGA
- a CDS encoding DUF523 domain-containing protein, with protein MPRPVAPDAAPSATADGSAALDASARDARREALRAAPRVLVSACLLGEACRYDGRSQRSERVLAALDGKAVIPICPEAAAGMGIPRPPVDLSGGTGVDVWAGRARALTRETREDRTAAFQEGAHLALEAARRFDVTVALLKEKSPSCGSQRIYESGVLRPGEGITTALLRSDGRTVVSDEDL; from the coding sequence GTGCCACGGCCCGTGGCTCCGGATGCGGCGCCCAGCGCCACGGCGGACGGCTCCGCCGCGCTCGATGCGTCCGCCCGCGACGCGAGGCGGGAGGCCCTGCGCGCAGCCCCGCGGGTCCTCGTCAGCGCGTGCCTGCTGGGTGAGGCGTGCCGCTACGATGGACGCTCGCAGCGCTCGGAGCGGGTGCTCGCGGCGCTGGACGGCAAGGCCGTCATCCCCATCTGTCCGGAGGCCGCGGCGGGCATGGGCATTCCGCGTCCGCCCGTGGACCTATCGGGTGGCACGGGCGTGGACGTCTGGGCCGGCCGCGCGCGGGCCCTCACGCGAGAGACTCGCGAGGACCGCACCGCCGCGTTCCAAGAGGGTGCCCACCTCGCCCTGGAGGCCGCGCGGCGGTTCGACGTCACGGTCGCGCTCCTGAAGGAAAAGAGCCCCTCGTGCGGCAGTCAGCGCATCTACGAATCCGGCGTGCTCCGCCCGGGTGAAGGCATCACCACCGCGCTTCTGCGCTCGGACGGACGCACCGTCGTGAGCGACGAGGACTTGTAG
- a CDS encoding NAD(P)-binding protein, whose translation MSTSAAKLKLPSGPSRHVYDVIVLGSQVGGALAAALLAKRNHRVLLVEHDGMGPGYEHDGFVLPYAPFVAPPLKAMPAVEEALNELGLSTAIGRALRPHAPELQLVLPRNRVDLPGDAARRRAELTREFGEAGEGIQGALTGSAAQHEATDAFFKEGPQLPPDGFFEGWKLKGRIKDHPGLEATPRLASDDPALSLVRGLLPFLVHLEKPTAPLALTRALSQVLTAPSTYPGGMDALRDVLTRRLAELGGDVLGRDNPAGFIVEELAFDGSKFSGVKLVRSDTLYRASCLVTATDSGALRRLVTDKKHHRGLLEHLDQSNTRSLLFSVNWVVPEAALPRGMGELILVDTQDAELGPLLVQQHPARTAAVGGHKDVEGVRVVCAGAFVPASARDLGEEHLQALAAKIDEHLDRLMPFTKQHRALRSAPYLDAGGVRGSRLMPHPLYSFETEAFLGVTGLKQRTPAKNVILAGREVLPGLGLEGELLAGMRAARLVQDMLKKKDPLKR comes from the coding sequence ATGTCGACGTCCGCCGCCAAACTCAAGCTCCCCTCGGGCCCGTCCCGGCACGTGTACGACGTCATCGTGCTGGGCAGCCAGGTCGGAGGCGCGCTCGCCGCCGCGCTCCTGGCGAAGCGCAACCACCGCGTGTTGCTGGTGGAGCACGACGGCATGGGGCCCGGCTACGAGCACGACGGCTTCGTGCTGCCCTATGCCCCCTTCGTCGCGCCGCCCCTCAAGGCGATGCCCGCGGTGGAAGAGGCCCTCAACGAGCTGGGGCTCTCCACCGCCATCGGCCGGGCGCTGCGCCCCCACGCGCCCGAACTCCAGTTGGTGTTGCCCAGGAACCGCGTGGACCTGCCCGGCGACGCCGCACGCCGCCGCGCGGAGCTCACGCGTGAGTTCGGTGAAGCCGGAGAGGGCATCCAGGGCGCGCTGACGGGCAGCGCCGCCCAGCACGAGGCCACCGACGCCTTCTTCAAGGAAGGCCCCCAGCTGCCCCCCGACGGCTTCTTCGAGGGTTGGAAGCTCAAGGGGCGGATCAAGGACCACCCGGGCCTGGAGGCCACGCCCCGGCTCGCGAGCGACGACCCTGCGCTGTCGCTGGTGCGCGGCCTGCTCCCCTTCCTGGTGCACCTGGAGAAGCCCACCGCGCCCCTGGCGCTCACCCGGGCCCTGTCCCAGGTGCTCACCGCGCCGTCCACCTACCCCGGCGGCATGGACGCCCTGCGCGACGTGCTCACCCGGCGGCTCGCGGAGCTGGGCGGCGACGTGCTGGGCCGCGACAACCCGGCGGGCTTCATCGTCGAGGAGCTGGCGTTCGACGGCAGCAAGTTCTCCGGCGTGAAGCTGGTCCGCTCGGACACGCTCTACCGCGCGTCGTGCCTGGTGACGGCCACGGACTCCGGAGCGCTGCGCCGGCTGGTGACGGACAAGAAGCACCACCGCGGCCTGCTGGAGCACCTGGACCAGTCCAACACCCGGTCGCTGCTCTTCAGCGTGAACTGGGTCGTCCCGGAGGCGGCGCTCCCGCGCGGCATGGGCGAGCTGATCCTCGTGGACACGCAGGACGCGGAGCTGGGCCCGTTGCTCGTGCAGCAGCACCCGGCGCGGACGGCGGCGGTCGGCGGCCACAAGGACGTGGAGGGTGTGCGCGTGGTGTGCGCGGGCGCCTTCGTCCCGGCCTCCGCGCGCGACCTGGGCGAGGAACACCTCCAGGCCCTGGCGGCGAAGATCGACGAGCACCTGGACCGGCTGATGCCCTTCACGAAGCAGCACCGCGCGCTGCGGTCGGCCCCCTACCTGGACGCCGGGGGAGTGCGCGGCAGCCGCCTCATGCCCCACCCCCTCTACAGCTTCGAGACGGAAGCCTTCCTGGGCGTCACGGGGTTGAAGCAGCGCACGCCCGCGAAGAACGTGATCCTGGCGGGCCGCGAGGTGCTCCCCGGACTGGGCCTGGAAGGCGAGCTTTTGGCCGGGATGCGGGCCGCACGGCTGGTGCAGGACATGCTGAAGAAGAAGGATCCCCTCAAGCGGTAG
- the purM gene encoding phosphoribosylformylglycinamidine cyclo-ligase has protein sequence MGTTYKQSGVDIEAGDAFVEKIKPHAARTTRPEVMGGVGGFGGLFALPPGKYQAPVLVAGTDGVGTKLKVAFLAGRHDTVGIDLVAMSVNDILTCGAEPLFFLDYFATGKLEVDAAAEVVKGIAVGCEQAGCALLGGETAEMPGFYARGEYDVAGFCVGVVERSAIIDGKTVKPGDALIGLTSSGLHSNGYSLARKVLLDDAKLPLDVAPQGLDRPLGDALLEPTRIYVKDALALCQAVKVKGMAHITGSGIPGNLPRCLPDGTRAVLSESAWKKPAIFDLIAKTGGVARDEMFSTFNMGLGLIVVVAKEDVAKALEVLRARGVEASEVGRVEAGQGEATAVIDP, from the coding sequence GTGGGAACGACCTACAAGCAGTCCGGAGTAGACATCGAGGCCGGCGACGCGTTCGTCGAGAAGATCAAACCCCATGCGGCGCGCACCACGCGCCCGGAGGTGATGGGTGGAGTGGGCGGCTTCGGCGGCCTGTTCGCCCTGCCACCGGGCAAGTACCAGGCGCCCGTGCTGGTGGCGGGCACCGACGGCGTGGGCACCAAGCTGAAGGTGGCCTTCCTGGCGGGGCGCCACGACACGGTGGGCATCGACCTGGTGGCGATGTCGGTGAACGACATCCTCACCTGTGGCGCGGAGCCGCTGTTCTTCCTGGACTACTTCGCCACCGGGAAGCTGGAGGTGGACGCGGCGGCGGAGGTGGTGAAGGGCATCGCGGTGGGCTGCGAGCAGGCGGGGTGCGCGCTCCTGGGCGGGGAGACGGCGGAGATGCCGGGCTTCTACGCGCGGGGCGAGTACGACGTCGCGGGCTTCTGCGTGGGCGTGGTGGAGCGCTCGGCCATCATCGACGGCAAGACGGTGAAGCCGGGGGACGCGCTCATCGGGCTCACGTCGTCGGGGCTGCACAGCAACGGCTACTCGCTGGCGCGCAAGGTGCTGCTGGATGACGCGAAGCTGCCGCTGGACGTGGCGCCGCAGGGGCTGGACCGGCCGCTGGGTGACGCGCTGCTGGAGCCCACGCGCATCTACGTGAAGGACGCGCTCGCGCTGTGCCAGGCGGTGAAGGTGAAGGGCATGGCGCACATCACCGGCAGCGGCATCCCGGGCAACCTGCCCCGGTGCCTGCCGGACGGGACGCGCGCGGTGCTGAGCGAGTCCGCGTGGAAGAAGCCGGCCATCTTCGACCTCATCGCGAAGACGGGCGGCGTCGCGCGCGACGAGATGTTCAGCACGTTCAACATGGGCCTGGGCCTCATCGTCGTGGTGGCGAAGGAGGACGTGGCGAAGGCGCTGGAGGTGCTGCGCGCCCGGGGCGTGGAAGCGTCCGAGGTGGGCCGGGTGGAAGCGGGCCAGGGCGAGGCCACGGCGGTCATCGATCCATGA
- the murQ gene encoding N-acetylmuramic acid 6-phosphate etherase: protein MRARKSALPPTERLHPRAGDLDLLSVEAVVRRLHQEDLIALRAVREALPSIAAAARAVADALRAGGRLLYVGAGTSGRLGVLDASECPPTFGVPATRVQAVIAGGRRALTRAVEGAEDDADAGARAVRAFQATARDVVCGISASASTPYVRGALDEARERGARTVLVCCNPPGSPMRADTVVLARTGPEVVAGSTRLKAGTATKLVLNAITTAAFVALGKVYRGRMVDVRPTNAKLRARAARMVAELTDLPPARAKVLLTAAGDSVKVALAMHFTGLPAAQARREVEEQGLRALDRPAPKRKSATRPQPGGVDGTARRTSSEPRRRRPRTQSARPGSAPRP, encoded by the coding sequence ATGCGCGCTCGAAAGTCCGCGCTTCCGCCCACCGAACGGCTCCATCCCCGTGCGGGCGACCTGGACCTCCTCTCTGTCGAGGCGGTCGTCCGACGGTTGCATCAAGAAGACCTGATCGCCCTTCGAGCGGTCCGTGAGGCCTTGCCGTCCATCGCGGCGGCGGCCCGGGCCGTCGCGGATGCCTTGCGCGCCGGAGGTCGGCTGCTCTACGTGGGCGCCGGCACCAGCGGACGGCTGGGCGTGCTCGATGCCAGCGAGTGTCCCCCCACCTTCGGTGTCCCGGCCACGCGCGTCCAGGCGGTCATCGCCGGGGGTCGGCGAGCCCTGACGCGCGCGGTGGAAGGCGCCGAGGACGACGCGGACGCGGGGGCCCGGGCGGTGAGGGCCTTCCAAGCGACGGCGCGGGACGTGGTGTGTGGAATCTCCGCGTCCGCTTCGACGCCCTATGTCCGGGGGGCCCTGGACGAGGCCCGCGAGCGCGGAGCGCGCACGGTGTTGGTGTGCTGCAACCCACCTGGGAGCCCCATGCGGGCGGACACGGTGGTGCTGGCGCGCACGGGGCCGGAGGTGGTGGCGGGCTCCACGCGACTGAAGGCGGGCACGGCGACGAAGCTCGTGCTCAACGCCATCACCACCGCGGCCTTCGTGGCGCTGGGCAAGGTGTACCGGGGGCGGATGGTGGACGTGCGCCCGACGAACGCGAAGCTGCGGGCCCGCGCGGCGCGCATGGTGGCGGAGTTGACGGACTTGCCCCCGGCGCGGGCGAAGGTGCTGCTCACGGCCGCGGGCGACAGCGTGAAGGTCGCGCTGGCCATGCACTTCACCGGGCTTCCGGCGGCCCAGGCGCGGCGCGAGGTGGAGGAGCAGGGCCTGCGAGCACTGGACCGTCCAGCGCCGAAGCGGAAGTCCGCGACGCGCCCCCAACCCGGCGGGGTGGATGGAACCGCTCGGCGCACGTCGAGCGAGCCGCGGCGCCGTCGCCCCCGGACGCAATCCGCCCGGCCCGGGTCAGCTCCCCGACCGTGA
- a CDS encoding MBL fold metallo-hydrolase — protein MKLQVLGCHGGELPTCRSTCFLVDDVLALDAGALTGTLSLEQLCKVDDVLVGHSHFDHVKDLPLLADLVIGRRDKPVTIHASRECAKALRENMFNNALWPDFTRIPTRHKPVLSIKTFRAGSTFQVGPYTVKSVPVSHPVESCAFIISDGKAALAMSGDTGPTDKLWKALNATPNLKALLLEASFPNSLQALADISGHLTPATVGSELRKFDRNGAQVMLYHLKPAFVTQLKKELASLPVNVLELGETFQF, from the coding sequence GTGAAGCTGCAAGTCCTCGGGTGCCACGGCGGCGAGCTTCCCACGTGCAGGAGCACCTGCTTCCTCGTGGATGACGTGCTCGCGCTCGACGCGGGCGCACTCACCGGGACCCTCTCGCTGGAGCAGCTCTGCAAGGTGGACGACGTGCTCGTCGGCCACAGCCACTTCGACCACGTGAAGGACCTGCCGCTGCTGGCCGACCTGGTCATCGGCCGCAGGGACAAGCCCGTCACCATCCATGCCTCCCGCGAGTGCGCCAAGGCGCTGCGCGAGAACATGTTCAACAACGCGCTGTGGCCGGACTTCACGCGCATCCCCACGCGCCACAAGCCCGTCCTCTCCATCAAGACCTTCCGCGCCGGCAGCACCTTCCAGGTGGGCCCCTACACCGTGAAGAGCGTGCCGGTGAGCCACCCCGTGGAGTCGTGCGCCTTCATCATCTCCGACGGGAAGGCCGCCCTCGCCATGAGCGGCGACACCGGCCCCACCGACAAGCTGTGGAAGGCGCTCAACGCCACCCCGAACCTCAAGGCGCTGCTCCTGGAGGCCAGCTTCCCCAACAGCCTCCAGGCCCTGGCGGACATCTCCGGCCACCTGACCCCGGCCACCGTGGGCTCGGAGCTGCGCAAGTTCGACCGCAACGGGGCCCAGGTGATGCTCTACCACCTGAAGCCCGCCTTCGTGACCCAGCTGAAGAAGGAGCTGGCCTCGCTGCCGGTGAACGTCCTGGAGCTGGGAGAGACGTTCCAGTTCTAG